The DNA segment TGGTCCTCAAGGGATAAAGGGCATCTGTGTGTAAGGGGCATGATGCAGACTCAGGGCTGGAGAGCAACAGATGCAGGACTTCAGAACGTGAAGCACAGGGCAGGGCCAGACCCAGGGAACTCTAGCTCTAGACCAGGGGTTGGTTAAATATGTTCAGTCAACCAGATTTGGCCTGCcatctgcttttgtaaataaggtTTTATCTCATTGGTTTTCATATTGTCCGTGGCTGCTTTTATGCTATAGTGGCAAAGTTGAGTGGTTGTAAAAGAAACAATATggcctgcaaaacctaaaatagtGACTGCTTCTTTTGCAGAAAAAAATTTGCTAACCCCTGCTTTCGACTGTGATGTGGGTCTTAAAGGATGGACCTTGAGTTAGTACAAAGAAAAGACATTTATGGAGTAGAGACCCAGAGTAAGGGTGTCGCAGTGAAATAGGCTTGGTTTTCCTTAGGAGGAGGGTGTGGACCAGCAGAGCCAGAACAGGAGCCTTATGGAGAAACAGGGGTGAAGAGCGTCAGAGTCTGGTAGGGATCTCCTGTACGGAGTACTGAATGCCAGGATAAGAAATTTGTATTTTCAGGGTCTGGGCATCAAGGAAATTAGGAAGGTGTTTGAGCAGGGAGGTATTGTGGGCAAAATAGAGTTTTAGGAAGGATTTGGCCAGAGTGTAAACTTCATTCCTTAAGGAGGAAATGAAGTTAGTGATTGCATATCTCTAGGTGACGGTGACAGATGGCAGAAATGCCACCTGTGGGGGAGGGGACTGGCATAATTTGACACATTTGTCAGGAAAATGGTgttgaaggaagaggaggagaagaatAGCAGCTGCCATTTATTGGGGGCTGCCAGGAGCTAGGGCTTTACTTCCTTTTCTCTCACAGAACTCCCACAAATCTGGTGAGGTTGCTGGTATTGTACACAGACCACGAGGCTCCGAGGGGCTAAGTAACTTATCCAAGATCCCAGTAGGTGGTGGAGCTGAACTTAGAAACCAGACCATGTGATCCCAAAGACTTGGACTCACCTCTTGAGGCTGGGAGTCTGGCACCTGGGGAAGACCAGGTGCTCATGAGGGAATGTGGGCACCAGGGTCAGGTTTGGAAGCAGTTGCTGCCCATGTGTGAGCCTATGTCCAGGTGCCCCCAACCCCAGTGGGGAGGTCCAGAAGGCCGAAGGGCAGGATTCCGGCAGATGATTTGTTGAACAGACTTGGCAACTGTTCTCAGAAGGTCCTGGTTGAAGCCTGGGGCATGCATGAGCTATTTGAGTGAAAGATGGAGACCTTAAAAAGATAACGGGCGTGTGAATAGACAATGATTTTGCTGGAGTGGCACTCATGCAATGGTATTTAAAAAGCCGCCTCCAAGTGATTCTAATACGCAGCCAGGGATGAAAAACAGGAAGGAGGAGGGCAGAGGTTGGAGGTTGAGCTTTGGGCCTGCCCACAGGTGGGAGCAGAAGGAACCAGAAAGATGGGAGAACTGGGCTAGGTGGGAGGCCATTTCAGGAAAGCTGAGCAGCATGTGAGTCAGAGGGTGAGGACAGAGAGTCAGGTGCTACATTAGGACTAGCCTGTCCCTTGACCTTTTACTCTGGGCTGTGGACACTGGCGGAGGTAGGGCGGAACAGCAGGACGACTATATTTTGAGGCTTTGGGCAGGGGAGCGAATGAGTGAGGAGGGAAGACAGGCGAGAACGAGATGCAGACTTGGAGgctcaagggatagaaaaaagaaatccaaagcaCAGCCTTAGGACGCAGCCTACCTGGCCACTGATGATGTCACATAATAGGCATTCTTGATTGGTTAGCCAGTGGGGAATGGGACTTAAACTGTTCCAACAACCTTTATTAAACGCGTACTAGGTTACCCCTTGGATAGGAGTTGCGGTTCAGGCCTTCGCTTCCAGGCAGAGCCATCACCCCAACCTGATCCCCCTCTTTGCGCAGGTGGAGTTCTACTTTCTGTCCCAGTACGTGTCGCCGGCCGACTCGCCGTTCCGCCACATCTTCCTGGGCCGCGGAGACCACACGCTGGGCGCCCTGCTGGACCACGTGCGGCTGCTACGCTCGGGAAGCTCCGCTGACCCTGGGGCCCCCTCTCCCCGGGTGGCGCCCGGTCTGGGCTTCCAGGAAAGCCGCTTCCGGCGCCAGCTGGCCCTGCTCACCTGGACGCTGCAGGGGGCAGCCAATGCACTTAGCGGGGATGTCTGGAACATCGATAACAACTTCTGAGGCCGCCAGGGACTCCACAGGTCCCGCCCCCTGCCGGGAGCTCCTGCTCATCCCGGTTGAGCGATTTCTGGGTGACTGACAGGCACTTCCTTTCATTGCTGGCCGATTTCTTATTGGCCCTTCCTGTCTTTCCAAGGGGCCCAGCACAAACACCTGcacacccctggccctgcagtgtagGCGCAGGTGATCTTTGCCTTCCATAATGGGACTGTCCGTCATACTGTCAGCTAATCAGAGAGCGTCATCCGCTCCTTCAATCACACCTCCTTCCCTTTCTGGGTGGGGTATCCCACCCCTAGAGACCACTTTGGAAGGTTTCCTAGGCACTGGGACCTGGCTTGCCCTCTTGGTGGGAGAGATGGCTGGAACCATAGCCTTATAGCCAACTATGGTGGGAGGGACTTGGATTTGGACCTTAATAAACCACCTGGTGGCATCCATCATTCTTAAgcacctttattcttctttctcaacttCACTTCATCCAGTCATCCCTCCCTTGAGACCTAGGAGAGGGCTAGGCAGAAAGGGCCAAAGACAGTGCAAGTGGGGGTGCTGTTCCCTTTACCTGAGGAAGTACCGAAACTGCCTAAGGAAATAAGGAGAGCCCTTCTCCAAAGACCACCATGGAGTTAGAGGCTGGCTCTGCATCTTCTCCTGGGACCAGGGACAGCTACATAATTTGCAAGGCCTGGTGCAAAATGGAAATGCAGAGCCTCTTGTTCAAAAAAGAGCAACACTTTTTTCTTCCACAATCTATCAACCTGTCATGGTGGGGTTTATTTGTTATTGAATGTCTACATCCCTCAGACAGAAATACTCTGGGGCAGATACCCTGACCCAAACCAGAGCTTCCCTTTGCCTGTACCCAGGGGTAGGAGCGGGGTAGCTGTTACTGGATGGGGGCAGGGAGCTGGCAGGTGAGAAGTCATCCTGGGAAGGCAGGACACCCAGCACATACCACTGTCTCATTAGGCTGCACTTCCAAAATGTAAATCCAAAGACTTTAATTACGAAtcgttaagaatttcaagatggtgacCATTGAGCATTAACCCACACACACAGGGTCCCTTTTGGAGCATGGGGCCCTGGGAGACTGCAGCAGTCACATACCCATTAGATTGGCCCAGCTGGCGACCTCTCCCCACCAGGGTCCCCTTTGGCCAATCTTTGTCCACTGAGGTGAAAGCTGCAGGAGGCCAGGGAATTAGAAGTGCTTCTGGCGCCACTTTACTGTTAGTCATAGTCACTGGAGGCTGTGGCTCTGGCTGTCacccccaggagagctgcataAATCCTAGGACTTGTCTCTGGGGCCATTTGATCCTCTCTTGCTCCCAGTATGGCGTGAGAGGCCCTACCCTTCTCCACAGGATGCTGATAAGTGAAGGGCTCTTAGTTTAGCTGTGGATGTCCCAGCCCCTGGGTTCCAGGGTGATACTGCCCCTCATTAGCCCCTGAGCATGACTTAGTGGGTTCTCAGGAGCTTGGACTGGGTCAGAACCCTCTTCAGCTATTCACTTCTCTGATGTACTGTCCAGAACAAATTTCCCAGAATGGTTTCCCAGCCCTTGTTCACCTTGTCCATTTGCTTCCTGTAGTAAACAGAATAATGCTCTGGATAAAGACGTCTAAGCCCTAATCCCCAAACTTGTGAATGAATGTTACCTTATGTGACAAAAAGTTaattgcagatgtgattaagttgaGGATCTCAAGGTGGGGAGTGTTTgggggctgaactgtgtccccatATCCATATGGTGAAGCCCTAATCctcagcacctcagaatgtgtcTGTTTTTGGAGATAGAGCACATTTAGAGGTGGCTAAGTTAAAATGAGGGTGAGCCCTAATTCAATGTCTAGTGATCTTACAAGAGGAAATTGGACACAGAGATACCAGGGATGCGCAGGCACAATGAAAGGAGCACTTGAGGACAATGGGAAGGCAGCAGTCTGCCAGCCAAGGCGAGAGATTGCAGGAGGAACCAAATCTGCCAACAGCTTGATTTTGGACAtacagcctccagagctgtgagaaaactAATTTCTGTGTTTAGGCCGCCAAGGCTGTGGCAGCCCAAGCAAAGGAACCCAGGGAGAGTATCCTGGATTGGGGAAGGGGAGACATGCAATGACTAGGGTCCTTATAAAAGGAGGCAGAGGGATCTGAGAGGAAGGAGACATGACAACAGAAGCAGAAGGTCAAAGTAGAGATTTGAAGACTCctggcttttttttcccccccagtaatttaaaacaatgatcatttattttctccactCCTGGCTTTAAAGATGGAGGAAGACACAACGAACCAAGGAATGTCAATTGCCTCTGAAAGctggaaaggcaaggaaacatCTACTCCAGGTGCTTTCAGAAGAAACACAGCCCTGTTAacacctttttttcccccagaacacTCATTTTGCATTTTAGACCCCCAGACTGTGATAattaatttgtgttgttttaagacacTAGGTTTGTAATATACTGTCACAGGAGCCACAGGAAACTCACAGACACTCCAACTACTGCAAGCTCAGTATTTTctggaaaatttatttgaaagaaaGTCTGTGTCCCAAGCCCCTCCCACCCCTATACTGCCCCTTCATAGCTTTGTCTTGGAAAGCCTTCCTGATACCAGCAGGATACCTCAGTGCCCTTTTGGGTCCTGGGCGCAGCTAGCTCAGTGTGAGTGATTATCACACATACACGTGTAAGTTGGTGAGGGATTCACTGGGCCATGGCACAAGCCCTCCCTATGTTCCTAGAAACCCGCTGCAGAGCCATTCTTTGCAAATTATTGGGGCTACATTCCACAGGGACCAGCTCTGGGTGTAGGAGGGTCAAGACTCCCGAGGAGGTGGGGCAGTTCCCAAAGTCTGTAAAGTAAAGCTGCAACAGCTCATAACCTTCCAGTTGCCTAACAAATTGTCTGTCTTAGCAATATTATCCTACAGATTTCTGTCACTAATCACCAATCAGCAAGCTGCCCCTCTGCCcttcttcccccttccccctgcATCTGAAGGAGGGCTGGAAGCCTATCTTGTCCTGTGCCTTAGTTTCTCCTGCCTGGTTGAGGTTATGTCAGGTAATGCCATTTCCCCATGTCTTGGCAGGGACCTTGGTGTTTCTGACCCACAGAAGTTGACATCTTAAAGGAGGAGACAAAATAAAAGCAGATAAAGGgttaaaaaggcagaaaaggaTTCTGAGGGTTGGAAGCATCTGGGCaacattggcaagacactctgaTGACTGAAGACAGTGAGACTTGGGTTTTACAGTAGATGGGATTTGATTAGATgatatttgtttctctttttagtttagGGACAGGATCCTATCTTAGGGCTAAAAGGGATCTTAATAGTCAATTTGCCCAATTCCCTCATTTTAGAGGTagacactgaagctcagagaaattgcatgacttgctcaaggtcacagtttTTTTGTGTGCAGCACCAGGACTAGAACCCAGGTCTTCTAAATCGTCACTGGGCCTCTTCACTGCCCCAGGCACTCTGGTCCCCTGGGAATGGGAGTAGAAGGAGCTGGAGGAAAAGAACTGGGAAGAAAGGTGCATGTTTCTTACATTTCTcagtttaactttaaaaatgtattttattcaacTTGAAAATGAATACAAATCCCTGGGTATtgtgtggggtgggtgggggggaggATGGGCAGAAAGAGGAAGGGCAGAGGAGTTCAGGCAAGAAGAGTGAGCATCACAGTGGCTGTCTCCCATTCGCGGCCCTGCCTAGGACAGGGGCGAAAGTTGAGCAGGGAGCTCAGGTCCGGAGGAACACCATGGTGAGGAGGCCTGGGAGGGGAGAAGAGCAAGGTCCCATGAGCAGCCTTGTGGCTCTGCTAGCTCTCTTTCCAGCTCCAATCTCCTCATACTACTGTGCTTACCCAAAACATAGGCTGCCACCaacttttgtcccagagagaCGTGCAGGATTTGGGGCAGCTGGCTGTCGAGTTCGTCCTGGAGTGGTAGCAGCAGGAAGGCCACAGAGACTATGCCCGTCAgcaagaagagaaggaaggagctGGTGGCCAGTTGTGAGTGGGGGTCTGGGAAACAAGGTTCATCAGAAGCGTCAGCCCCCCTCCTGCCCAGCCTAAGGTCCTCCAGGGAGGGGGCTGAAGATGATGGAAGGTGTATGCATTTCTTATTGCCATCCAGGAACATACTGCAAGTGTCCTCTCCTCCCTGGAgcctctgtccccacagctgCAAAATCTCTCTACTCTGGTCCCTCACCatgctttctctctcctccctgcgTGATTACTGGCTCCTGTATACCCATCTGTCAGTTGGAGATCTCCAACTCCCATACCCAGCACGCACCTTGGTATAGTGTAATTGATCAATACAGGTCTCTAACTGAACCTAACTGAGCTGACACATGATAGGAGGTACGCAAGTGAGAGCTAAGGAACAACTTCTCCCTCTAAGTAGCAGCCAAAAACCAGGAAAACTGCCGTCTGCCTTTTCTCTAACCTGATATAAAATCTCAACTCCTAGGAATGTAtcccaaaaaaacaaatgaatgaaccagAAGACCTCTTCAACTCCAACTAAACTCATCTCTAGGGCAATGCTAGGTTCTCCCCCCTCTACAGAACTCAAGAATTCCCATCCCCAACTCACTCTCTGGGAAGGGTCTGGCCGTGGGTAGCGCTGTCCAGGAAGGAGGCCCTGGGTGGGGCATTGGGTCAGGCTGTTCCTGAAGCTCAAGGGGGTGGGCTGGGGCCCTCAGAACCGAGGTGATGTCCTTGTGCCCCACCACTCGGCCCTCAGCTCCCTCCTCAGACAGCTCAATGCGGAAGCGGTCCTGGACATCATAGTGGCTGGGAATGGGGGCCACGTGGCGAATCACACTGGTACCAAAAGAGGAGAGAGGCCCACTGAGAAGAAGTCAGTGAGAGGCAGCGATCCACGTGGATCCAAGCCCCACCTCCCAGGAGCCTTTCCTTCAGGGATGCAGACAGAGGTGGGGAAAATGGGTTGAAGAGCACCAGATCTGAGACCTCAGAGAGTGACAGCGTAATTCAGAGAAAGGTGGCAGCGACCCCTGGCTTCCATCAGTCCCCCCTCCCCGCCTTTTCCAACTCACATGTCAATGCACGACTGAGGTTTCACATATCCTTCCGCGTCAAACACTGTGTATTTGGCAGGTGCTGTGCACAGAACTAAG comes from the Manis pentadactyla isolate mManPen7 chromosome 10, mManPen7.hap1, whole genome shotgun sequence genome and includes:
- the MOSPD3 gene encoding motile sperm domain-containing protein 3 isoform X2 — encoded protein: MRRGAPQDQELVGPGPPRRGSRGAPPPSGLVPVLVFPPDLVFRADQRSGPRQLLTLYNPTGAALRFRVLCTAPAKYTVFDAEGYVKPQSCIDIVIRHVAPIPSHYDVQDRFRIELSEEGAEGRVVGHKDITSVLRAPAHPLELQEQPDPMPHPGPPSWTALPTARPFPENPHSQLATSSFLLFLLTGIVSVAFLLLPLQDELDSQLPQILHVSLGQKLVAAYVLGLLTMVFLRT
- the MOSPD3 gene encoding motile sperm domain-containing protein 3 isoform X1, yielding MRRGAPQDQELVGPGPPRRGSRGAPPPSGLVPVLVFPPDLVFRADQRSGPRQLLTLYNPTGAALRFRVLCTAPAKYTVFDAEGYVKPQSCIDIVIRHVAPIPSHYDVQDRFRIELSEEGAEGRVVGHKDITSVLRAPAHPLELQEQPDPMPHPGPPSWTALPTARPFPETPSLEDLRLGRRGADASDEPCFPDPHSQLATSSFLLFLLTGIVSVAFLLLPLQDELDSQLPQILHVSLGQKLVAAYVLGLLTMVFLRT